From a single Cyprinus carpio isolate SPL01 chromosome A3, ASM1834038v1, whole genome shotgun sequence genomic region:
- the LOC109081416 gene encoding MAGUK p55 subfamily member 3-like isoform X1, whose protein sequence is MKETMPVLSAGEGLHETLALLTSQLRPDANHKEDMVFLKDVFSERSLSYLMKIHEKLRQYERQSPTPVLHSASTLAEDVAEELQSGPMSSEEKELLHLLTSPHLKAVLSVHDTVAQKNFDPVLPPLPDDFEDELDEESVKIVRLVKNKEPLGATIRRDDSTGAVIVARIMKGGAADRSGLVHVGDELREVNGSSVMHKRPDEISQLLSQSQGSITLKIIPAIKEEDKLKESKVFMRALFDYTPLEDKATPCQEAGLPFKRGDILQVVSQHDQTWWQAKRVGDCNLRAGLVPSKQFQERRLAYRIKMGTLQSSKSPKKAVYDQGCDKEDCDCEGYFNGQYIVSSKCNAVAPSCGQVFSWEFYSAGLRRSFRLSRKDRRGSSGEANVSDQNDTEFLTYEEVTRYQQKPNERPRLVVLIGSLGARINELKQKVIAENPHRYAVAVPHTTRPKKSHEKEGVEYHFVTKQAFDADAQNNKFIEYGEYKENLYGTSIEAIRSVQAKNKMCLVDVQPEALKALRTAEFKPYVIFVKPRLPESRRRRSAATSPGGGEHGRITEEDLQEMRLSAQQIDQQYGHQVDRVLIKEDNASACAELRSILERLERETFWVPVSWVKA, encoded by the exons ATGAAAGAAACAATGCCAGTCCTCTCTGCAGGAGAAG GGTTGCATGAGACGCTTGCCCTGCTGACCTCACAGCTGCGTCCAGATGCCAATCACAAAGAGGACATGGTCTTCCTCAAGGATGTCTTCAGTGAGAGGAGTCTCAGCTATCtgatgaag ATCCATGAGAAGTTGCGTCAGTATGAAAGGCAGAGCCCTACCCCTGTTCTCCACAGTGCCTCCACTCTGGCAGAGGAT GTGGCAGAGGAGTTGCAAAGTGGACCAATGAGTTCTGAGGAAAAAGAGCTGCTACATTTGCTGACATCACCACATCTCAAG GCAGTTTTGTCAGTTCACGACACAGTGGCACAGAAGAACTTTGACCCAGTGCTGCCTCCTCTCCCCGATGACTTTGAGGATGAGCTAGATGAGGAGTCTGTCAAGATTGTCCGCCTAGTCAAAAACAAAGAGCCACTG ggtGCCACAATTCGGCGGGATGATTCCACAGGGGCCGTGATTGTGGCTCGTATCATGAAAGGAGGGGCTGCAGACAGGAGTG GTTTGGTGCATGTCGGTGATGAACTGAGAGAGGTCAACGGCAGCTCTGTAATGCACAAAAGACCAGATGAGATCAGTCAACTATTG tcTCAATCACAAGGCTCTATCACACTGAAGATCATCCCAGCAATCAAAGAGGAAGACAAGTTGAAAGAGAGCAAG GTCTTCATGCGAGCGCTATTTGATTACACTCCATTGGAGGACAAAGCCACGCCGTGTCAGGAGGCAGGGCTTCCGTTTAAACGAGGAGACATCCTGCAGGTGGTCAGTCAGCATGATCAGACATGGTGGCAGGCCAAGAGAGTGGGAGACTGCAACCTGCGTGCAGGACTTGTCCCATCCAAACAGTTTCAGGAGAG GCGGTTAGCCTACAGAATAAAAATGGGCACCCttcaaagctcaaagtctccaAAAAAAGCTGTCT ATGACCAAGGATGTGACAAAG AAGACTGTGACTGTGAGGGCTATTTCAATGGACAGTACATAG TCTCTTCGAAGTGTAATGCAGTGGCTCCCTCCTGTGGCCAGGTGTTTTCCTGGGAGTTTTACTCAG CCGGTTTAAGGAGAAGCTTCCGCCTAAGTCGGAAGGACCGTCGAGGTTCTTCAGGAGAGGCCAATGTTTCTGACCAGAATGACACAGAATTCCTGACCTATGAAGAAGTGACACGTTACCAGCAGAAGCCCAATGAGAGACCCCGATTAGTAGTTCTCATTG GTTCTCTGGGAGCACGTATCAATGAGCTGAAGCAAAAAGTGATAGCAGAAAATCCCCATCGCTACGCTGTGGCTGTGCCCC ACACCACACGACCCAAAAAGAGCCATGAGAAGGAGGGAGTGGAGTACCACTTTGTGACTAAGCAGGCGTTTGATGCAGATGCACAGAATAACAA ATTTATAGAGTATGGTGAGTATAAGGAGAATCTGTATGGGACCAGTATAGAGGCCATCCGCTCCGTTCAAGCCAAGAACAAAATGTGTCTAGTAGATGTACAGCCTGAG GCTCTGAAGGCCCTACGGACAGCTGAATTTAAGCCTTATGTCATTTTCGTAAAACCAAGACTCCCAGAGAGTCGCAGACGCCGCAGTGCTGCTACTTCCCCAGGAGGAGGTGAACATGGACGAATAACA GAGGAGGACCTGCAGGAAATGCGACTGTCGGCACAGCAGATAGATCAACAGTACGGTCACCAAGTGGATCGGGTCCTGATTAAGGAGGACAATGCCAgtgcctgtgcagaactacgtaGCATCCTGGAGAGATTGGAGCGGGAGACCTTCTGGGTTCCTGTGAGCTGGGTCAAAGCTTAG
- the LOC109081416 gene encoding MAGUK p55 subfamily member 3-like isoform X2 has translation MKETMPVLSAGEGLHETLALLTSQLRPDANHKEDMVFLKDVFSERSLSYLMKIHEKLRQYERQSPTPVLHSASTLAEDVAEELQSGPMSSEEKELLHLLTSPHLKAVLSVHDTVAQKNFDPVLPPLPDDFEDELDEESVKIVRLVKNKEPLGATIRRDDSTGAVIVARIMKGGAADRSGLVHVGDELREVNGSSVMHKRPDEISQLLSQSQGSITLKIIPAIKEEDKLKESKVFMRALFDYTPLEDKATPCQEAGLPFKRGDILQVVSQHDQTWWQAKRVGDCNLRAGLVPSKQFQERRLAYRIKMGTLQSSKSPKKAVYDQGCDKEDCDCEGYFNGQYIAGLRRSFRLSRKDRRGSSGEANVSDQNDTEFLTYEEVTRYQQKPNERPRLVVLIGSLGARINELKQKVIAENPHRYAVAVPHTTRPKKSHEKEGVEYHFVTKQAFDADAQNNKFIEYGEYKENLYGTSIEAIRSVQAKNKMCLVDVQPEALKALRTAEFKPYVIFVKPRLPESRRRRSAATSPGGGEHGRITEEDLQEMRLSAQQIDQQYGHQVDRVLIKEDNASACAELRSILERLERETFWVPVSWVKA, from the exons ATGAAAGAAACAATGCCAGTCCTCTCTGCAGGAGAAG GGTTGCATGAGACGCTTGCCCTGCTGACCTCACAGCTGCGTCCAGATGCCAATCACAAAGAGGACATGGTCTTCCTCAAGGATGTCTTCAGTGAGAGGAGTCTCAGCTATCtgatgaag ATCCATGAGAAGTTGCGTCAGTATGAAAGGCAGAGCCCTACCCCTGTTCTCCACAGTGCCTCCACTCTGGCAGAGGAT GTGGCAGAGGAGTTGCAAAGTGGACCAATGAGTTCTGAGGAAAAAGAGCTGCTACATTTGCTGACATCACCACATCTCAAG GCAGTTTTGTCAGTTCACGACACAGTGGCACAGAAGAACTTTGACCCAGTGCTGCCTCCTCTCCCCGATGACTTTGAGGATGAGCTAGATGAGGAGTCTGTCAAGATTGTCCGCCTAGTCAAAAACAAAGAGCCACTG ggtGCCACAATTCGGCGGGATGATTCCACAGGGGCCGTGATTGTGGCTCGTATCATGAAAGGAGGGGCTGCAGACAGGAGTG GTTTGGTGCATGTCGGTGATGAACTGAGAGAGGTCAACGGCAGCTCTGTAATGCACAAAAGACCAGATGAGATCAGTCAACTATTG tcTCAATCACAAGGCTCTATCACACTGAAGATCATCCCAGCAATCAAAGAGGAAGACAAGTTGAAAGAGAGCAAG GTCTTCATGCGAGCGCTATTTGATTACACTCCATTGGAGGACAAAGCCACGCCGTGTCAGGAGGCAGGGCTTCCGTTTAAACGAGGAGACATCCTGCAGGTGGTCAGTCAGCATGATCAGACATGGTGGCAGGCCAAGAGAGTGGGAGACTGCAACCTGCGTGCAGGACTTGTCCCATCCAAACAGTTTCAGGAGAG GCGGTTAGCCTACAGAATAAAAATGGGCACCCttcaaagctcaaagtctccaAAAAAAGCTGTCT ATGACCAAGGATGTGACAAAG AAGACTGTGACTGTGAGGGCTATTTCAATGGACAGTACATAG CCGGTTTAAGGAGAAGCTTCCGCCTAAGTCGGAAGGACCGTCGAGGTTCTTCAGGAGAGGCCAATGTTTCTGACCAGAATGACACAGAATTCCTGACCTATGAAGAAGTGACACGTTACCAGCAGAAGCCCAATGAGAGACCCCGATTAGTAGTTCTCATTG GTTCTCTGGGAGCACGTATCAATGAGCTGAAGCAAAAAGTGATAGCAGAAAATCCCCATCGCTACGCTGTGGCTGTGCCCC ACACCACACGACCCAAAAAGAGCCATGAGAAGGAGGGAGTGGAGTACCACTTTGTGACTAAGCAGGCGTTTGATGCAGATGCACAGAATAACAA ATTTATAGAGTATGGTGAGTATAAGGAGAATCTGTATGGGACCAGTATAGAGGCCATCCGCTCCGTTCAAGCCAAGAACAAAATGTGTCTAGTAGATGTACAGCCTGAG GCTCTGAAGGCCCTACGGACAGCTGAATTTAAGCCTTATGTCATTTTCGTAAAACCAAGACTCCCAGAGAGTCGCAGACGCCGCAGTGCTGCTACTTCCCCAGGAGGAGGTGAACATGGACGAATAACA GAGGAGGACCTGCAGGAAATGCGACTGTCGGCACAGCAGATAGATCAACAGTACGGTCACCAAGTGGATCGGGTCCTGATTAAGGAGGACAATGCCAgtgcctgtgcagaactacgtaGCATCCTGGAGAGATTGGAGCGGGAGACCTTCTGGGTTCCTGTGAGCTGGGTCAAAGCTTAG
- the LOC109081416 gene encoding MAGUK p55 subfamily member 3-like isoform X4, giving the protein MKETMPVLSAGEGLHETLALLTSQLRPDANHKEDMVFLKDVFSERSLSYLMKIHEKLRQYERQSPTPVLHSASTLAEDVAEELQSGPMSSEEKELLHLLTSPHLKAVLSVHDTVAQKNFDPVLPPLPDDFEDELDEESVKIVRLVKNKEPLGATIRRDDSTGAVIVARIMKGGAADRSGLVHVGDELREVNGSSVMHKRPDEISQLLSQSQGSITLKIIPAIKEEDKLKESKVFMRALFDYTPLEDKATPCQEAGLPFKRGDILQVVSQHDQTWWQAKRVGDCNLRAGLVPSKQFQERRLAYRIKMGTLQSSKSPKKAVYDQGCDKEDCDCEGYFNGQYIVSSKCNAVAPSCGQVFSWEFYSAGLRRSFRLSRKDRRGSSGEANVSDQNDTEFLTYEEVTRYQQKPNERPRLVVLIGSLGARINELKQKVIAENPHRYAVAVPHTTRPKKSHEKEGVEYHFVTKQAFDADAQNNKL; this is encoded by the exons ATGAAAGAAACAATGCCAGTCCTCTCTGCAGGAGAAG GGTTGCATGAGACGCTTGCCCTGCTGACCTCACAGCTGCGTCCAGATGCCAATCACAAAGAGGACATGGTCTTCCTCAAGGATGTCTTCAGTGAGAGGAGTCTCAGCTATCtgatgaag ATCCATGAGAAGTTGCGTCAGTATGAAAGGCAGAGCCCTACCCCTGTTCTCCACAGTGCCTCCACTCTGGCAGAGGAT GTGGCAGAGGAGTTGCAAAGTGGACCAATGAGTTCTGAGGAAAAAGAGCTGCTACATTTGCTGACATCACCACATCTCAAG GCAGTTTTGTCAGTTCACGACACAGTGGCACAGAAGAACTTTGACCCAGTGCTGCCTCCTCTCCCCGATGACTTTGAGGATGAGCTAGATGAGGAGTCTGTCAAGATTGTCCGCCTAGTCAAAAACAAAGAGCCACTG ggtGCCACAATTCGGCGGGATGATTCCACAGGGGCCGTGATTGTGGCTCGTATCATGAAAGGAGGGGCTGCAGACAGGAGTG GTTTGGTGCATGTCGGTGATGAACTGAGAGAGGTCAACGGCAGCTCTGTAATGCACAAAAGACCAGATGAGATCAGTCAACTATTG tcTCAATCACAAGGCTCTATCACACTGAAGATCATCCCAGCAATCAAAGAGGAAGACAAGTTGAAAGAGAGCAAG GTCTTCATGCGAGCGCTATTTGATTACACTCCATTGGAGGACAAAGCCACGCCGTGTCAGGAGGCAGGGCTTCCGTTTAAACGAGGAGACATCCTGCAGGTGGTCAGTCAGCATGATCAGACATGGTGGCAGGCCAAGAGAGTGGGAGACTGCAACCTGCGTGCAGGACTTGTCCCATCCAAACAGTTTCAGGAGAG GCGGTTAGCCTACAGAATAAAAATGGGCACCCttcaaagctcaaagtctccaAAAAAAGCTGTCT ATGACCAAGGATGTGACAAAG AAGACTGTGACTGTGAGGGCTATTTCAATGGACAGTACATAG TCTCTTCGAAGTGTAATGCAGTGGCTCCCTCCTGTGGCCAGGTGTTTTCCTGGGAGTTTTACTCAG CCGGTTTAAGGAGAAGCTTCCGCCTAAGTCGGAAGGACCGTCGAGGTTCTTCAGGAGAGGCCAATGTTTCTGACCAGAATGACACAGAATTCCTGACCTATGAAGAAGTGACACGTTACCAGCAGAAGCCCAATGAGAGACCCCGATTAGTAGTTCTCATTG GTTCTCTGGGAGCACGTATCAATGAGCTGAAGCAAAAAGTGATAGCAGAAAATCCCCATCGCTACGCTGTGGCTGTGCCCC ACACCACACGACCCAAAAAGAGCCATGAGAAGGAGGGAGTGGAGTACCACTTTGTGACTAAGCAGGCGTTTGATGCAGATGCACAGAATAACAA GCTCTGA
- the LOC109081416 gene encoding MAGUK p55 subfamily member 3-like isoform X3, whose amino-acid sequence MKETMPVLSAGEGLHETLALLTSQLRPDANHKEDMVFLKDVFSERSLSYLMKIHEKLRQYERQSPTPVLHSASTLAEDVAEELQSGPMSSEEKELLHLLTSPHLKAVLSVHDTVAQKNFDPVLPPLPDDFEDELDEESVKIVRLVKNKEPLGATIRRDDSTGAVIVARIMKGGAADRSGLVHVGDELREVNGSSVMHKRPDEISQLLSQSQGSITLKIIPAIKEEDKLKESKVFMRALFDYTPLEDKATPCQEAGLPFKRGDILQVVSQHDQTWWQAKRVGDCNLRAGLVPSKQFQERRLAYRIKMGTLQSSKSPKKAVSGLRRSFRLSRKDRRGSSGEANVSDQNDTEFLTYEEVTRYQQKPNERPRLVVLIGSLGARINELKQKVIAENPHRYAVAVPHTTRPKKSHEKEGVEYHFVTKQAFDADAQNNKFIEYGEYKENLYGTSIEAIRSVQAKNKMCLVDVQPEALKALRTAEFKPYVIFVKPRLPESRRRRSAATSPGGGEHGRITEEDLQEMRLSAQQIDQQYGHQVDRVLIKEDNASACAELRSILERLERETFWVPVSWVKA is encoded by the exons ATGAAAGAAACAATGCCAGTCCTCTCTGCAGGAGAAG GGTTGCATGAGACGCTTGCCCTGCTGACCTCACAGCTGCGTCCAGATGCCAATCACAAAGAGGACATGGTCTTCCTCAAGGATGTCTTCAGTGAGAGGAGTCTCAGCTATCtgatgaag ATCCATGAGAAGTTGCGTCAGTATGAAAGGCAGAGCCCTACCCCTGTTCTCCACAGTGCCTCCACTCTGGCAGAGGAT GTGGCAGAGGAGTTGCAAAGTGGACCAATGAGTTCTGAGGAAAAAGAGCTGCTACATTTGCTGACATCACCACATCTCAAG GCAGTTTTGTCAGTTCACGACACAGTGGCACAGAAGAACTTTGACCCAGTGCTGCCTCCTCTCCCCGATGACTTTGAGGATGAGCTAGATGAGGAGTCTGTCAAGATTGTCCGCCTAGTCAAAAACAAAGAGCCACTG ggtGCCACAATTCGGCGGGATGATTCCACAGGGGCCGTGATTGTGGCTCGTATCATGAAAGGAGGGGCTGCAGACAGGAGTG GTTTGGTGCATGTCGGTGATGAACTGAGAGAGGTCAACGGCAGCTCTGTAATGCACAAAAGACCAGATGAGATCAGTCAACTATTG tcTCAATCACAAGGCTCTATCACACTGAAGATCATCCCAGCAATCAAAGAGGAAGACAAGTTGAAAGAGAGCAAG GTCTTCATGCGAGCGCTATTTGATTACACTCCATTGGAGGACAAAGCCACGCCGTGTCAGGAGGCAGGGCTTCCGTTTAAACGAGGAGACATCCTGCAGGTGGTCAGTCAGCATGATCAGACATGGTGGCAGGCCAAGAGAGTGGGAGACTGCAACCTGCGTGCAGGACTTGTCCCATCCAAACAGTTTCAGGAGAG GCGGTTAGCCTACAGAATAAAAATGGGCACCCttcaaagctcaaagtctccaAAAAAAGCTGTCT CCGGTTTAAGGAGAAGCTTCCGCCTAAGTCGGAAGGACCGTCGAGGTTCTTCAGGAGAGGCCAATGTTTCTGACCAGAATGACACAGAATTCCTGACCTATGAAGAAGTGACACGTTACCAGCAGAAGCCCAATGAGAGACCCCGATTAGTAGTTCTCATTG GTTCTCTGGGAGCACGTATCAATGAGCTGAAGCAAAAAGTGATAGCAGAAAATCCCCATCGCTACGCTGTGGCTGTGCCCC ACACCACACGACCCAAAAAGAGCCATGAGAAGGAGGGAGTGGAGTACCACTTTGTGACTAAGCAGGCGTTTGATGCAGATGCACAGAATAACAA ATTTATAGAGTATGGTGAGTATAAGGAGAATCTGTATGGGACCAGTATAGAGGCCATCCGCTCCGTTCAAGCCAAGAACAAAATGTGTCTAGTAGATGTACAGCCTGAG GCTCTGAAGGCCCTACGGACAGCTGAATTTAAGCCTTATGTCATTTTCGTAAAACCAAGACTCCCAGAGAGTCGCAGACGCCGCAGTGCTGCTACTTCCCCAGGAGGAGGTGAACATGGACGAATAACA GAGGAGGACCTGCAGGAAATGCGACTGTCGGCACAGCAGATAGATCAACAGTACGGTCACCAAGTGGATCGGGTCCTGATTAAGGAGGACAATGCCAgtgcctgtgcagaactacgtaGCATCCTGGAGAGATTGGAGCGGGAGACCTTCTGGGTTCCTGTGAGCTGGGTCAAAGCTTAG